The Syntrophorhabdales bacterium region CCGAGAGCGATACTTATGGCGATGGCCGCCACAGTCCACGCAGTAAATGCACCCAGCAGCAGTGCCTTCTTAAACCACCTGTGCGCGTGAGGGGAAACGGTCTCAGAGGGCTCTTCCGCCCTCTCAACCCAGGCGTGGCAGGGAATTACGTTAGAATGCTCCGAGGAAAAGACCGGAATAAAACTCCTTTCTTCTACCGGACAGCAATCGTTCTCAGGCTCTATTGTCAAATCTGGGGAAACCGCTTCATCGTGCTCGGGTGACCGCCGAAAATCGGGCTTTCTGAACGGCAGAATCTTGCAGGTTGCTTTGGATTGGCCTGCACTGTTGGGGGTATTAAAGACTGGCTCGAATTGCTGTTTCATCATTCCATAACCTTCATATACTAGGTTATCAGAGCCCCATAAAAAAAGTCAACCGATCCGAAGGCTATTTTTTGTAGGAACAACCGGTTAGTACCTTGGGTTAAGCCAGCCCGGCTCCCGTGCACGACTAATTAATAAACACCTTTTTGTACCTCTGTATCTCTTCCAACGCCCTGCCGCTTCCCATCACCACGCAGATCAGGGGGTCCTCCGGCACGTGAACCACAAGGCTTGTGCGTTCAGATATCCTCTTATCCAGTCCTCTGAGAAGCGCGCCACCGCCGGTCAAGACCAATCCCGAATCTTGCAGGTCTGACACCAGCTCCGGGGGAAGTTTCTCCAGCGCTCTTTTCACCGAGTCAATGATCGCCTCCACTGGTTCTTCTATAGCTTCCCTCACGTCGTCGGCTGTAACCGCTATGGTTTTGGGAACACCATTGACAAGGTCCTTGCCCACCACGTTTGTCGTTCCGGAAGCACTACCCGGATACGCAGACCCGACCTCCATTTTGATTCTCTCCGCAGCGTTCACACCCACCGCAACCTGATACTTTTTCTGGAGGTGCCTCACAATCGCTTCATCCATTTCATCACCGGCGACGCGCAGGGACTCGCTATATGCATTCGCAGAAAGGCTGATGATGGCCACCTCGGTGGTGCCACCCCCGATATCACACACCATGTTACCTTTCGGAAGCTCGATGGGCAGGCTGGCCCCGATCGCAGCCGCCATCGGCTCTTCGATAAGATGAATATCCCGGATGCCTACCTGGAAACAGGCATCGACAACCGCTTTTTTCTCGACCTGCGTGATTCCGGACGGTACGCAGACCACCATCTTCGGCTTGGAAATCTTCCTGGTTTCTTTGACCACATTCAGAAAATACTTTATCATCGCTTTGGCCACATCGAAGTCGGCGATCACGCCGTCTTTCAGCGGCCGTATAGCGCTGATGTGCTGAGGGGTCTTACCAATGAACTCCTTTGCCTCCCGCCCCACGGCAATGACTCTACCGGTGTCCCTCTCGAGCGCGACGACAGACGGTTCGTTCAGGACGATACCTTCTCCCTTGAGGTAGATCAGCGTGTTGGCCGTACCGAGGTCCATGGCGCAATGTGTAGAGAATGAAGAAACCATGCTCATCAGCTTTGAAATAAAACTCATACGTGTGCCCCCTTATTGGTATAAGAGTGTCGTTCTCCTCTTTCATCCGCCCGGTCAAGCAGTCCCCAGAGGTCCAAGCCATCTCCCGGAAACTCGACCACGCCTATCTGCAAAGCCCCTTTTGGTTCAATCCTGCTGTCTGCCATAGCACTCTGGATCGTATAGTTGAGCACGCGTGCAAGGTTTTCCGGCTCCAGCGCGTGAGGGTCCCGGGTGACAGCGTAGAAATGGCTTCCCCCGTCCCTCGTCACAAGCGCTGCCTTGCCCAGACACTCCTTGACGCTCTGCGCTATTCTCCTGAGCACCCTCTCGGCAGCCTCTACGCCGAGCATCCGGTTGTAGTGATGGAAACCCGGCACATTCACAGAGACCAGTGAGAAATCCTTTCGCTCTTCGATCCACGCCTCAGCGCTCTTGAAGAATGAGGCAAAAAGCAGCGCACCTGTTACCGGATCAACGTGCCTTCCTCTCTCGAGAGTTCCCTTCGTCCACGTCCGGATAAAATAGAGCGACAGTAGCGAAGAGATGTCTCTCAGCAGGCCTATGACGCTATCCCTTAAAACCACATCCGAGAGCGTCGCAAAACCGGTAAGACCGAATGCCTCTTCATCGAAGAGAAGGGGAAACCCGAAGAATTGCTTTGCCTTCATATCTTCATCCGCTGAAAGGAGTGGTTTTTCCCTGAGGTAACCGCTCGCATGCGGAAGGAGAAGCTCCTTCTTTCCCTGCAGCACCATGGAAGCGATGGTCCCTGTCACCGGGCATTCCTTTCGCCGGAGGCTCGCGGCTTGACTCCCTGCGCAGTCGACAACCACAAGTTTGCCGTTCCGTTCCAGGCCGATAAAGGCGAAATCCGCACGGCACAGCGCGAGGCATTCGTCCAGTATCTCTTCGAGCAGTACTCCCGAAGGATCAGTTGACAGAAGGAACCGGATAATCCTGCGCTCGATGGAAAGTTCCTCGTTCTTGTCTTCAAGTTCCTGCAACCTCTTTTCCCTCTCCAGTTCCTTTCCTATCATCGTCACGAAATGGCCAAGAAGCTTCTTTTCCTTATCGGTGAAGACGTAGCGCTTTTTGCTGTCCACCACGATGACCCCCTGGGCGCTCAGGGGGTACGCCATAAACGATTTTATGCCTTCCTCGGATCCATAGTATCCAAGGGTCGATTCGTCCTTGTCAAAGTTGGGGATGATGAGAGGCTCATTATGCTTGAGCACCCAGCCAGCAAGCGAGCTTTCGATGGGGATGGATCGACTGCGGTCAAAACTTTTCGCAAAAGTAACCGAGGAAAAACAGCGAAAATTCTCTTCCTGCTTGATGAGCAAGGCTACAGTGAACGCCTCATACACGTTAAAAACAAGTTCCGTAAAACTATCTATCAGGCTCATCACACGCGGTCAGCCTCGAATGAAGTCTCCTGCCCGGGGGTTTCACCCGTCTGCCCATAACACTCTACGTGAAGCCCGTCTCCCGTCCCGAATCGCTCAAAAAGCGAGCAGACATTGCAAATATCTGTGTACGAAGGATAGCCACAGCGTGCGCACCTTTTGGGATCGACTCGCACTTCCTGTTCTTTCACTCTATCGAGATAGCCTTTCACGAACCTGATCTTCGTCGCAGGAGAGGTCATTTCTATCTTGTTGAGCAACTCCTTGTAGAGCAGGCTTTTCGCACCGATCGAATAGGGGCACTCTTCATACACATAATCTATTTGCCGAAGCAAGGCATACGCTGCTGCCTCTCTCTCGGAGCACAGGAAGAACGGCTTCACTTTTTTTGCGAGATAATCGCCCTTTCCCTGCAGTGCGACGTCCTTCTTGAAGAGGTACTCTTCTTTCCAGTAGAGAAGATTGCCGAAGAGCGCAGATGCTTCATCATCAAGATTGTGGCCTGTGGCAAGCACTGTGTAACCACAATCGAGGCACGCTTTGTTCATAAGGTATCTCTTCAACACGCCGCACAGAGAACACGGCGCTCTCTTCATGAGCTTTGAAAGATCGCCGATGCCTTTGCGAAAGAGCGCGGGCAGTGAAAACCTGTAGAGCTTTCTACCCAGACGGGCGGCCATCATCCTCGCCTTATCGAAAGAGATGTGTGAGTACTCGTCGATACCCAGATCGATGTATATGCCGTCGGCGGGGAAGCCCGCGCTGTCGAGGATATACCAGAGAGAGAGGCTGTCCTTACCCCCTGACACCGCTACGAGAGGCACATCTGCTTCCGTGATCAGCTTATACTTCTGGATGGTGCGAGCAACTCTCCTCTCAAAAAAGGCCAGGAAATCTTCAGCGCAGAGGGCTGTATTGTAGGCACTCAGGCGTATGTTTGCTTCCTTGCCGCATACCCTGCACTTCATCCGCCTGATATCACCCTGATTATTCTTACGCTGTCCTCGTGAGAGAGCCTGGAGTCTTCGGTGACCAGCCTCTCGTTTGCCACAACAATATGGGCTTCAGGGTTCAACGAAAATTTTTCCAGAAGCTTACCCGCAGTCAGCGGTTTATCAACCTCGTATATTTTCCCTTCCCACGCCACTTTCATTGGCAATTAGATAGCACAACGAGAGAGGTAAGTCAAAGAACAGTTACAAGTGCTCGTGAGCAGTGAGCAGTAGGCAGTAAGCAGTGCTAGAAGCTGATCTCGTCTGTTATTTATAGTATATTTCAAGCGGTTTACTGCTTACGCTCACTGCTTACGGTTGACTGTCCCGGCATGTACGATCTCATCTACATTTACGAGTTCAAAGGAGACCTGAGTCGTGAGATTGCGGGGATCAAGGATGCAGACTATGTCGGATTCTGGAAGGAATCGGGATACTCATTTCTATTTTTCAAACAACCAAAGCGACAGTACCTGGAAAAACTTTCGATACCCATTCGTTCTGAGTTGACCATCAGGCATGAGGACTGGGAGTCGGGTGCACCGCTCCGCATGATTAAGGTGGGCAACATAACGCTTCATCCCCCGTGGGAAACTCCGTCGAAGAGTGAGGGCTTGCACATCTGCATTGATCCCGGCATGGCATTCGGTTCGGGATATCACCCAAGCACCAAGGGCTGCCTGCTGCTCCTTCAGAATTTATTCAGTCACTCAGCACCCGAAACAGTGCTCGACCTGGGCACAGGTACAGGCCTGCTCTCGATAGTCTGTCTCAAGTTGGGCTCAATGCGTGCCTGCGCTGTTGACAACAATAACCTTTCGATTGAGATGGCACGTTTGAACAGGCGCCTCAACAGCGTCACGGAACAGATGCACATCGTCATGGCTGATGCATTGGATCTCGTGTGCCTTCCGGCCGAACTCCTCGTTGCCAACATGCACTATGCGGTCATAGATGAGATAACGCGACTCGAAGCCTTCTACACGAAGAGGTATTACCTGCTTTCAGGTCTCCTCGCCAGCGAGAGTTACAAAATATCTGAGCGCCTGAGAGAAAGGCTAACGCTCGTTGACACCTGGGCTGATAACTTCTGGTTCAGCCACCTCTTTAAGAGCAAACTCTAATGTTCAAATTTCTAAATTCCAAACAGATCCAAATGTTCAAAAATTGAAAACCAACATTTCTAAGTAAGTATTTGAGGTTCGATGTTTTTTCGGGCTTGGCGCTTAAGATTTCGTATTCGCCCTGCCTGAGCGCGGTGTCACCGGTATGTTTTCATAGCCGAGCAGGTACTCCTTGCGCACTCGCTGCAAGCTCCTGAAAAGATTTTTCTTAACAGCCCTGCTGTGCTGCTCCGCCTCCTGTATCAAGCTTTTCGCGAGTCTGCGCTTTGACGTCTTCGCGTGAGGGCATCGAGACTTGATGACCGGGAGATCAAGTCGTTCGGCGAGTCTCACCAGCTCCTGCTCTTCCACGTAAGCCAGGGGTCTGATCAACGCTACTTCGCCTCCGAACATCTCCTGATAGGGCCTCATCGTACAAATCTCCCCGTTGAAGAGAAGATTCAGGAGAAGCGTTTCCGTTATATCGTCCATGTGGTGTCCTAAGGCAATCTTGGAACAACCCAGTTCTTTCGCCACAGCATAGAACCTTTTGCGTCTGGTCCAACTGCACCAGAAGCAGCCGAAGGTTTCGCCCTCTTTATGCAAAGGATCCGTGGGATGGGTCATTACATAGCGCACGCCCTCGTCTTCAAAGTGTCTGGTCAACAGATCTGTTCTTATCCATTCAAAGCCCATGTCCACGTGGCACGCGATTATTTCGTACTGTATCGGCACGAACTTCATCCGTTCCTTCATGATCCTGAGAAGAGAAAGGCTGTCTTTTCCCCCGGAGACCGCGATCAAAATCCGATCGCCATCCTGAATCATCCTGTAGTCCCATATAGCCTTCCCCACCTTCTTGGTGACAAAGTAGGAGAGGCCTTTAGTATCTTCTTTCATGTTAAAGACGCTGCCAGTTTTCTCGTTTGTTCCAAAGCTTTCTTACTCACTTCCCCCATTCCTTCGCAACCCGCAGCCTCAACACCCCCGAGATAGGTCATCGACAGGGCATCGAATGTTCTTTTGAACGAGTCGAGGGCAGGGCTGAACGTGTCAAGAGACTTATCCGCGCAAGTCATCAGGGTGATAACCTTCTTGCCTTTGATTCTCGAATCCATATTCTCGTCAAAGAAAACGATCGAGCGGTCAATCACCAGCTTCAACTGGGAAGAGGGGCCCCACCAGTACGTCGGCGTCGCATATACAATAAGCTCCGATTCCATCATATATTTTCGCAAATCCTTCATGTCGTCGTTGATTCTGCATTTACCTTCCTTGGCGCACGCGAGGCACCCCTGGCAGGGGCGCACATTCATGTCGTTCAGGTTAAGAAGCCTGACATCATGGCCGTTCTTCTTCATGGTTTCGGAGAACGCATCGACGAGCCGTCGCGTATTGCCTTTTTTTCGCGGGCTTCCGAAGAGAATTACTGTTTTCATTCAAAGCACCTCCGTTTCAGGAATGATTAGTTATTATAGAGTGGCGCCACTGAAGCGGTCAAATGATCCAGGCGCAAAAGACAAAAAGGGGCATCCGAGGATGCCCCTTTTAATGCACTTCGTATGCAAACTACAGCCTGTGCTTTACCAGGTCGTCCACAACGGACGGATCAGCCAGCGTCGTGGTATCGCCCAACTGGTCAATCTCGCCGGAGGCGATCTTTCTCAGGATTCTTCTCATGATCTTGCCCGACCTCGTCTTGGGCAGACCAGGGGAGAACTGCAGTTTTCCAGGGGATGCGATCGGCCCGATCTCTTTTCTCACGTGGGCGACGAGTTCTTTCTTGAGATCATCGCTCGGCGAGAAGCCGGCCTTCAGGATGACGAATGCGTAGAGATCCTCGCCCTTCAGATCGTGCGGGAATCCAACGACTGCTGCTTCTGCAACCGACTTGTGCGAAACAAGCGCGCTCTCGACCTCGGCCGTGCCGATACGGTGCCCGGACACATTGACCACGTCGTCGACGCGTCCCATCAGCCAGAAATAGCCGTCTTCGTCTTTTCTTGCGCCGTCACCCGTGAAATAGACGCCCGGGTACTGCACAAAGTACGTCTGTTTGAATCTGTCCGGCTCACCGTACACGCCTCTCATGATGCCGGGCCATGATCTCTTAATAACCAGGTAGCCGCCCTCGTTAACCGCCGTCGGGGTTCCGTCCTGCCGTATCGTTTCTGCCGCGACGCCCGGGAAGGGCAGTGTTGCCGAACCGGGCTTGAGGAACCAGGCGCCGGGGAGCGGCGTGATCAGGATGCCGCCCGTTTCTGTCTGCCACCAGGTATCCACGATCGGGCAGCGTTCCTTGCCGATCACCTTGTAGTACCATATCCACGCTTCCGGGTTAATCGGCTCGCCCACAGAACCAAGGAGTCTCAGCGAAGAAAGGTCTCTCTTTGCAGGCCACTGATCGCCTTCCCTCATGATCGCCCTGATGGCTGTCGGCGCCGTGTAGAAAATGCTGACTTTGAATTTCTCGACGATCTGCCAGAACCTGTCGGGCTGCGGAAAGGTGGGAACGCTCTCGAAGACGATCGATGTTGCGCCGTTGCTGAGAGGACCGTACACAATGTAGGAGTGCCCGGTTACCCAGCCGATGTCGGCGGTGCACCAGAAAATATCCTTGTCCTTGTAGTCGAATATCCACTTGAAGGTGAGATACGTATAGACCATGTAGCCGCCTACGGTGTGCATAACACCTTTCGGCTTGCCGGTAGACCCTGACGTGTAGAGAATGAAGAGAGGATCCTCAGCATCCATCTGCTCCACAGGACACTTGTCATCTGCACCAGCCATCTCTTCATGCCACCACGAGTCTCTTCCCGCTTTCATGGGAACATCAAACTTGTCGAGTCTTTTCACCACGATAGCCTGTTCAACCTTGTGGCCTGCCTTCTCACAAAGGTCAAGGGCCTGGTCGGCAGATGCCTTCGAGCTGACCATCTTGCCTGATCTCCAGTAACCGTTAGCGGTGACCAGAATCTTTGCCCCACCATCAATAATCCTGTCTCTCAAAGCTTCTGCGGAGAAGCCGCCGAACACGATTGTATGCACTGCCCCAATCCTCGCGCAGGCAAGCATAGCAATAGGCAGCTCAGCGATCATGGGCAGATAGATGGCAACCCTGTCACCCTTCTTCACGCCTTTTTTCTTAAGGACGTTGGCAAATTTGGAGACCTCTCTCAGCATGTCCTTGTAGGTGTATTTTTTCGCATCTTCATCAGGCTCGCCCTGGAAGATGATGGCTACCTTATCGCCTTTTCCCTTCTCGACCTGGTAATCAAGGCAGTTGTATGCGATGTTGGTTTTGCCATTGAGGAACCACTTGATTTTTGCATCCTGGAAGTCTTCTTCGTTGATCTTATCCCACTTCTTGAACCAGTGCAGTTCTGATGCAACGCCGCCCCAGAAGCCTTCGGGGTCGTCCATTGACTGCTTGTAGAGCTTCTCGTACTCTGCCCTGCTCTTTATATAAGCTTGGGCCACGAATTCTGCGCTGGGCGGAAATGTACGGGTTTCCGCCATCATGCTGGTGATGGTTTTTTGCTCTGCCATACCTGCCTCCTCATTGTATTTATTTCCGAACAACTTGCTACGGAAGTGTTACGGAAGTCACAAGTTAAGTAATGTTGTATTTTAAATCGAGGGCTTTGTCAACAAAATATTGTGCATATTATCACAAACAATCCCGAGGGCGCTCACTCGATGGAAAACAGGGCGCCAGCGGTCCGCGTGCACCCGGCAACGCAAACCTGTTGACTTTAGGCACATTACCTAGTAAACTTACCCCTTCACGCTGTTCGTAAGCCCGGCTGCAGGTGCTTCGGGCAGTAATTAATGATGGGAGATCGTTATGGCACGGGTCTGTGACATATGCGGCAAAGGGAAGCAGGTAGGCAATAACGTCAGTCATGCGAATAACAAGACCAAGAGGCAATGGCTACCCAACCTGCAGATGGTGAGAATAGTCAAGAACGGTTCAACTGTGAAGGCGAAGGTCTGCACAAAGTGCATCAAGAAAGGGCTTATTACCAAGGCAAGCTAGGGGTTACTCCTCATTCTTTCGACTGACCTCACCTCTTTTATTTTCTGAATCGACTTGACGATCTTCTGGAGCTGTGCGGCGTTGACGATCTCAATCTCGAAGATGCTCGTGGCCGTACGGTCGGGATAGGTCATCACCTGGGCGTTCAGAATATTCGCCTTACCCGCAGAAATAATATTTGTTACCTCTGAAAGCAGGCCTTTCTTGTCCCCGCCCTGCACGCGCAGCTTCACCGGGTAAGCGTAGTCTTTATTATCCTGCCATGAGACTTCCACCTTCCGCTGATCGTCATACGCATGCACATTGGGACAGTCGGCAAGGTGAACCGTCAGCCCCCTTCCGCGCGAGATGAAGCCGAGAATATTGTCACCCGGTATGGGATTGCAGCATTTGGCAAACCTGACCACCAATCCGTCGATTCCTTTTATCTTGACCGCATCACCCCTACCCCTCTTTATCGAGCTTATGATTTTGGTGATCTTGCTGACCTTTTCAGACTCGGGCAACACTTTACCGAGCACCTGCAGAGCTGTATACAGGCCGTAGCCCACGCCGGCAAAAAGGTCATCGGTCGTGTCGAAACTGAATTCTTTGGCCAGCGCCTCCAGTTCGCCCGATTTCAGCATTTTCGAGAAGTTCAAACCATGTTTGGCCGTTTCTTTCTCGATGAGCGTCCTGCCTAATTCGATGCTGCGTCCCCGCTGCTCTTCCTTGATCCATTGCCTGAGCTTGGTTTTGGCCTTTGAGGTAACAACAAATTTCAACCAGTCTTTGCTGGGCTTGTGCGTCGGGTTTGTGAGCACCTCCACCGTATCGCCACTTTGAAGTCGCGTTCGAAGCGGCACCATTTTTCCGTTCACCTTCGCACCTACGCATCGGTGCCCCAGCTCAGAATGGATCGCGTACGCGAAATCGACAGGCGTCGCCCCTTTTGGCAACTCTCTCACGTCTCCCTTGGGCGTGAACACGTAGACTTCATCCGGGAAAAGGTCGATTTTGAATATTTCCAGGAACTCCTTGCTGTCCTTCAGTTCCTTTTGCCATTCAATGACCCTTCTCAGCCAGCCAAAAACCCTGTCCTCTTTGGGGTCAAAAACAGTGCCCTCCTTGTACTTCCAATGGGCGGCAATGCCCTCTTCCGCGATCTGGTGCATTTCCGGGGTCCGTATCTGAATCTCTATCTTCTCCCCATGGGGGCCTATGACAGAAGTGTGAAGCGACTGGTACATATTGGCTTTGGGTAACGCTATATAGTCCTTGAATTTTCCGGGGATCGGTTTAAAGAGCGCATGTATGTAGCCGAGCGCCTCGTAACACTCTTTCACGGTAGCCACGATCACGCGGAATGCGGTGATGTCTGAAATCTCATCAAGACTCAGGTCATCCTGAAGCATCTTCCTGTAAATACTGTAGAGTCTTTTTGCCCGGCCTGACACCTCAGCCTTTAAGTTGACTTCGGCCAGCCGGTTTTTGAGGAGTTCCTTGACCTCGCTGATGTAAGCATCTCGTTCTTTCTTCCTCTTGGCAATGTTCTCTTTTAGGGTTTTGTACTCATCTGAATCGAGGTATTTAAACGCAAGGTCTTCCAGCTCGCCCTTCATCCACTCAATGCCGAGCCTATGGGCAATCGGCGCGTAAATTTCGAGGGTCTCGCGAGCTATCTCCTTTTGTTTCTCAGGAGAAAGGAATTTCAGTGTCTGCATATTATGATATCGATCAGCGAGCTTGATCAGGATCACCCGTATATCCTTGCTCATTGCCAGGATCATCTTGCGGAGGGTTTCAGCGCGCGATTCTTCAGAACTCTGTACCTCGATCCTGCTGATCTTGGTAACACCGTCCACCAGTTCGGCGATTTCCGTCCCGAAATACTCCTTCAGCTGCTCCTTGGTAAGGTACGAATCTTCGACGGTATCGTGAAGAAGGCCTGAGACCACGCTCGGTACATCCAGACTCATCTTCGTCAGCATGAAAGCAACTTCAAGAGGGTGAATAAGGTAAGGTTCTCCGGAAAGCCTGACGGCTCCCCTGTGCACCTGCGCGGATAAGACATACGCCCGCTCGAGCAGGTCTACATCAGCTTGGGGATTGTACTTGAGAATCTCCTCAACTATGTCGTTGAAGCGGACCATCTGCCGTATTAGTATACTATAAACGGACAGAGTTCGGTGACCGAAAACCTTGCTACGAATTTAGAGTTACGGGTAAAAAAGTGCAGCCGCAGCGTAATCCGATCTTTCCCTTTAACACGGAACCCGTAACTCGCGACTCCAACGGGGATTTTGTCGCCCTATACGCTGGCCACTAATCGCTGATCACTGTTTTCGAGGGGGGATACAATGGCATTGATGGACGAGCTGAAGAAGAAGACTGAGGAAGGCCTGAAAACGCTCAAGGAGACTGCGGGCGAGATAGCCTTTAACGTGGAAAAGCAGGCTAAGATAGCCAAGCGAAGAATGGACGTCTTAAAAATTCAGAGGAAAATCCAGAAGCTTTATACGGAGATCGGTGAGTATGTCTACGGCGAATATGCTATGGCAAGACCGCTCACCTTGGAGGCGCCCTTTCTTTCGGAAAGAATGGCTTCTATTACCAGAATGAAACTGGAGATAAA contains the following coding sequences:
- a CDS encoding ATP-binding protein, giving the protein MKEDTKGLSYFVTKKVGKAIWDYRMIQDGDRILIAVSGGKDSLSLLRIMKERMKFVPIQYEIIACHVDMGFEWIRTDLLTRHFEDEGVRYVMTHPTDPLHKEGETFGCFWCSWTRRKRFYAVAKELGCSKIALGHHMDDITETLLLNLLFNGEICTMRPYQEMFGGEVALIRPLAYVEEQELVRLAERLDLPVIKSRCPHAKTSKRRLAKSLIQEAEQHSRAVKKNLFRSLQRVRKEYLLGYENIPVTPRSGRANTKS
- a CDS encoding rod shape-determining protein, whose product is MSFISKLMSMVSSFSTHCAMDLGTANTLIYLKGEGIVLNEPSVVALERDTGRVIAVGREAKEFIGKTPQHISAIRPLKDGVIADFDVAKAMIKYFLNVVKETRKISKPKMVVCVPSGITQVEKKAVVDACFQVGIRDIHLIEEPMAAAIGASLPIELPKGNMVCDIGGGTTEVAIISLSANAYSESLRVAGDEMDEAIVRHLQKKYQVAVGVNAAERIKMEVGSAYPGSASGTTNVVGKDLVNGVPKTIAVTADDVREAIEEPVEAIIDSVKRALEKLPPELVSDLQDSGLVLTGGGALLRGLDKRISERTSLVVHVPEDPLICVVMGSGRALEEIQRYKKVFIN
- a CDS encoding bifunctional (p)ppGpp synthetase/guanosine-3',5'-bis(diphosphate) 3'-pyrophosphohydrolase gives rise to the protein MVRFNDIVEEILKYNPQADVDLLERAYVLSAQVHRGAVRLSGEPYLIHPLEVAFMLTKMSLDVPSVVSGLLHDTVEDSYLTKEQLKEYFGTEIAELVDGVTKISRIEVQSSEESRAETLRKMILAMSKDIRVILIKLADRYHNMQTLKFLSPEKQKEIARETLEIYAPIAHRLGIEWMKGELEDLAFKYLDSDEYKTLKENIAKRKKERDAYISEVKELLKNRLAEVNLKAEVSGRAKRLYSIYRKMLQDDLSLDEISDITAFRVIVATVKECYEALGYIHALFKPIPGKFKDYIALPKANMYQSLHTSVIGPHGEKIEIQIRTPEMHQIAEEGIAAHWKYKEGTVFDPKEDRVFGWLRRVIEWQKELKDSKEFLEIFKIDLFPDEVYVFTPKGDVRELPKGATPVDFAYAIHSELGHRCVGAKVNGKMVPLRTRLQSGDTVEVLTNPTHKPSKDWLKFVVTSKAKTKLRQWIKEEQRGRSIELGRTLIEKETAKHGLNFSKMLKSGELEALAKEFSFDTTDDLFAGVGYGLYTALQVLGKVLPESEKVSKITKIISSIKRGRGDAVKIKGIDGLVVRFAKCCNPIPGDNILGFISRGRGLTVHLADCPNVHAYDDQRKVEVSWQDNKDYAYPVKLRVQGGDKKGLLSEVTNIISAGKANILNAQVMTYPDRTATSIFEIEIVNAAQLQKIVKSIQKIKEVRSVERMRSNP
- the rpmB gene encoding 50S ribosomal protein L28: MARVCDICGKGKQVGNNVSHANNKTKRQWLPNLQMVRIVKNGSTVKAKVCTKCIKKGLITKAS
- the acs gene encoding acetate--CoA ligase produces the protein MAEQKTITSMMAETRTFPPSAEFVAQAYIKSRAEYEKLYKQSMDDPEGFWGGVASELHWFKKWDKINEEDFQDAKIKWFLNGKTNIAYNCLDYQVEKGKGDKVAIIFQGEPDEDAKKYTYKDMLREVSKFANVLKKKGVKKGDRVAIYLPMIAELPIAMLACARIGAVHTIVFGGFSAEALRDRIIDGGAKILVTANGYWRSGKMVSSKASADQALDLCEKAGHKVEQAIVVKRLDKFDVPMKAGRDSWWHEEMAGADDKCPVEQMDAEDPLFILYTSGSTGKPKGVMHTVGGYMVYTYLTFKWIFDYKDKDIFWCTADIGWVTGHSYIVYGPLSNGATSIVFESVPTFPQPDRFWQIVEKFKVSIFYTAPTAIRAIMREGDQWPAKRDLSSLRLLGSVGEPINPEAWIWYYKVIGKERCPIVDTWWQTETGGILITPLPGAWFLKPGSATLPFPGVAAETIRQDGTPTAVNEGGYLVIKRSWPGIMRGVYGEPDRFKQTYFVQYPGVYFTGDGARKDEDGYFWLMGRVDDVVNVSGHRIGTAEVESALVSHKSVAEAAVVGFPHDLKGEDLYAFVILKAGFSPSDDLKKELVAHVRKEIGPIASPGKLQFSPGLPKTRSGKIMRRILRKIASGEIDQLGDTTTLADPSVVDDLVKHRL
- a CDS encoding 50S ribosomal protein L11 methyltransferase gives rise to the protein MYDLIYIYEFKGDLSREIAGIKDADYVGFWKESGYSFLFFKQPKRQYLEKLSIPIRSELTIRHEDWESGAPLRMIKVGNITLHPPWETPSKSEGLHICIDPGMAFGSGYHPSTKGCLLLLQNLFSHSAPETVLDLGTGTGLLSIVCLKLGSMRACAVDNNNLSIEMARLNRRLNSVTEQMHIVMADALDLVCLPAELLVANMHYAVIDEITRLEAFYTKRYYLLSGLLASESYKISERLRERLTLVDTWADNFWFSHLFKSKL
- a CDS encoding flavodoxin family protein, with translation MKTVILFGSPRKKGNTRRLVDAFSETMKKNGHDVRLLNLNDMNVRPCQGCLACAKEGKCRINDDMKDLRKYMMESELIVYATPTYWWGPSSQLKLVIDRSIVFFDENMDSRIKGKKVITLMTCADKSLDTFSPALDSFKRTFDALSMTYLGGVEAAGCEGMGEVSKKALEQTRKLAASLT
- a CDS encoding TIGR00269 family protein gives rise to the protein MKCRVCGKEANIRLSAYNTALCAEDFLAFFERRVARTIQKYKLITEADVPLVAVSGGKDSLSLWYILDSAGFPADGIYIDLGIDEYSHISFDKARMMAARLGRKLYRFSLPALFRKGIGDLSKLMKRAPCSLCGVLKRYLMNKACLDCGYTVLATGHNLDDEASALFGNLLYWKEEYLFKKDVALQGKGDYLAKKVKPFFLCSEREAAAYALLRQIDYVYEECPYSIGAKSLLYKELLNKIEMTSPATKIRFVKGYLDRVKEQEVRVDPKRCARCGYPSYTDICNVCSLFERFGTGDGLHVECYGQTGETPGQETSFEADRV
- a CDS encoding GAF domain-containing protein; amino-acid sequence: MSLIDSFTELVFNVYEAFTVALLIKQEENFRCFSSVTFAKSFDRSRSIPIESSLAGWVLKHNEPLIIPNFDKDESTLGYYGSEEGIKSFMAYPLSAQGVIVVDSKKRYVFTDKEKKLLGHFVTMIGKELEREKRLQELEDKNEELSIERRIIRFLLSTDPSGVLLEEILDECLALCRADFAFIGLERNGKLVVVDCAGSQAASLRRKECPVTGTIASMVLQGKKELLLPHASGYLREKPLLSADEDMKAKQFFGFPLLFDEEAFGLTGFATLSDVVLRDSVIGLLRDISSLLSLYFIRTWTKGTLERGRHVDPVTGALLFASFFKSAEAWIEERKDFSLVSVNVPGFHHYNRMLGVEAAERVLRRIAQSVKECLGKAALVTRDGGSHFYAVTRDPHALEPENLARVLNYTIQSAMADSRIEPKGALQIGVVEFPGDGLDLWGLLDRADERGERHSYTNKGAHV
- a CDS encoding MoaD/ThiS family protein, whose product is MKVAWEGKIYEVDKPLTAGKLLEKFSLNPEAHIVVANERLVTEDSRLSHEDSVRIIRVISGG